A window from Solanum stenotomum isolate F172 chromosome 5, ASM1918654v1, whole genome shotgun sequence encodes these proteins:
- the LOC125864734 gene encoding protein IQ-DOMAIN 2-like yields MGKKGNWFSSVKKALSPNPKKSKKKWFGKEKDPVPDSLSPVAASVSPPHLVPHVEEVALDEVDEEQTKHAYSVAASTSAAAEVDVSATEAAEKVVPLVKVTQYTGKSKEEVATIRIQTAFRGYLARRALKALRGLVRLKSLADGPTGKRQTAHTLKCMQTLSRVQSQISSRRIRMLEENRALQRQLMQKHAKELESLRRGEEWDDSAQSKEQIESSLLSKYEAAVRRERALAYSYSHQKTWKKSPRSANLLFMDPTNPQWGWSWLDRWMGAKPWETQNMSEKELKNDQMSIRSASIAGGEITKAFARYQLNSDLPSPSSQKPSHQSPTTPSKPANSIASRKLKSARVAAISQDDDARSMISMQSERNNRRHSIGVASIRDDESLGSSSSVPSYMVPTKSAKAKTRLQNPLGMENNSTPEKGPAGSVKKRLSYPPSPARPRRHSGPPKLENTSMNTSMNTSIAEDNVKEVIN; encoded by the exons ATGGGGAAGAAAGGAAACTGGTTTTCTTCGGTAAAGAAGGCACTAAGCCCAAATCCTAAG AAATCAAAGAAGAAATGGTTTGGGAAAGAGAAAGATCCAGTTCCAGATTCGTTGTCCCCGGTTGCTGCCTCAGTATCTCCTCCTCATCTTGTTCCTCATGTGGAAGAGGTTGCACTGGATGAAGTGGACGAGGAGCAGACAAAACATGCATACTCTGTTGCAGCTTCCACTTCTGCAGCTGCTGAAGTTGATGTTTCAGCCACCGAGGCTGCTGAAAAGGTTGTTCCATTAGTTAAAGTGACTCAGTATACTGGCAAATCAAAGGAGGAAGTAGCCACAATCAGGATTCAGACTGCATTTAGAGGATATCTG GCTAGGAGGGCATTGAAGGCTTTAAGAGGGCTAGTCAGACTCAAATCACTTGCTGATGGACCTACAGGGAAACGACAAACTGCACATACTCTAAAATGCATGCAAACACTATCTCGCGTGCAGTCTCAGATTAGTTCTAGAAGGATTAGGATGTTGGAAGAGAATCGAGCTCTCCAGAGGCAGCTTATGCAGAAACATGCAAAAGAACTTGAGAGTTTGAGG AGAGGGGAGGAATGGGATGACAGTGCGCAATCAAAAGAGCAGATTGAATCAAGCTTGCTCAGCAAATATGAAGCTGCAGTGAGACGAGAAAGAGCACTAGCTTATTCATATTCACATCAG AAAACCTGGAAGAAGTCACCAAGATCTGCCAACTTGCTGTTTATGGACCCAACCAATCCTCAGTGGGGTTGGAGCTGGTTAGATCGATGGATGGGCGCTAAACCTTGGGAAACCCAAAACATGTCAGAGAAGGAACTCAAAAATGATCAAATGTCCATTCGAAGTGCCAGTATTGCTGGAGGAGAAATTACCAAGGCATTTGCCCGGTATCAGCTGAACTCTGACCTCCCTTCTCCATCCAGCCAAAAACCAAGTCACCAATCTCCTACAACCCCTTCCAAGCCAGCTAATTCAATAGCATCCAGAAAATTGAAATCGGCAAGAGTAGCTGCAATAAGCCAAGATGATGATGCGCGAAGCATGATCAGTATGCAATCAGAACGTAACAACAGGAGGCATAGCATTGGGGTAGCATCTATAAGAGATGATGAAAGTTTGGGAAGCTCCTCCTCTGTACCAAGTTACATGGTACCTACTAAGTCAGCAAAAGCAAAAACACGTTTGCAAAATCCTCTTGGCATGGAGAATAATAGTACCCCAGAAAAGGGACCAGCAGGGTCTGTCAAGAAGCGACTCTCTTACCCGCCTTCACCTGCCAGACCAAGGCGGCATTCAGGTCCACCAAAGCTGGAGAATACCTCCATGAACACCTCTATGAACACATCCATTGCCGAGGACAACGTGAAAGAGGTCATCAACTAA
- the LOC125864845 gene encoding probable catabolite repression protein creC produces the protein MINNSNSNSNSMMSPASASANNAAQSPGLKTYFKTPEGKYKLHHEKTYPAGLLHFSHGKTVTQVSLAPLKDKPIQAQPHSTSSFGVTSGVKSAAARLLGGGNGSKSLSFVGGNGGSKSVSGISGRAGSFGVTSSNNSGSIPNFDGKGTYLIFNVGDTIFISDLNSRDKDPIKSIHFSNSNPVCHAFDPDAKEGHDLLIGLSSGDVYSVSLRQQMQDVGKKLIGAQHYNKDGSVNNTRCTSITWVPNSDGAFVVAHADGNFYVYDKSKDGSADPSFPVIKDQTHFSVAHARYSKNPVARWHICQGSINSIAFSTDGAYIATVGRDGYLRIFDYKNEQLICGGKSYYGALLCCAWSMDGKYVLAGGEDDLVQVWSMEERKVVAWGEGHNSWVSGVAFDSYWSAPNSDGTDENVVYRFGSVGQDTQLLLWDLEMDEIVVPMRRPHGGSPTYSTGSQSSHWDRACPVGTLQPAPSMRDVPKLSPLVTHRVHTEPLSGVMFTRESVLTICREGHIKVWVRPEFSETQTSTSESLLSTSLKEKPPISGKVVSSKFQAMT, from the exons ATGATCAacaatagtaatagtaatagtaatagcaTGATGTCGCCGGCATCGGCATCGGCAAACAACGCTGCACAATCTCCTGGGTTGAAGACTTATTTCAAAACCCCAGAAGGAAAATATAAGCTTCACCATGAAAAGACTTATCCTGCTggtcttcttcatttttcccaTGGCAAAACTGTTACTCAG GTTTCTCTAGCTCCTCTCAAAGATAAGCCCATTCAGGCACAGCCTCACTCGACATCAAGTTTTGGAGTCACCAGTGGTGTTAAGTCAGCAGCAGCGAGATTGTTAGGTGGTGGAAATGGTAGTAAGTCACTAAGTTTTGTCGGAGGAAATGGTGGAAGTAAGTCTGTCAGTGGTATAAGTGGTAGAGCTGGATCATTTGGGGTGACAAGTTCAAATAACTCCGGCAGTATTCCCAATTTCGATGGCAAAGGGACTTATTTGATATTCAATGTTGGTGACACAATTTTTATTAGTGATTTGAATTCTCGAGATAAG GATCCTATAAAGTCAATACACTTTAGTAATTCAAATCCTGTTTGCCATGCATTTGATCCGGATGCAAAGGAAGGGCATGATTTGCTCATTGGGTTGAGTTCCGGAGATG TTTATTCAGTATCTCTACGTCAACAAATGCAAGATGTTGGGAAGAAGCTTATTGGGGCACAACATTACAACAAGGATGGTTCTGTTAACAACAC TCGATGTACTAGTATCACTTGGGTGCCTAACAGTGATGGGGCTTTTGTTGTTGCTCATGCGGATGGAAATTTTTACGTCTATGATAAG AGCAAAGACGGATCTGCTGATCCCTCATTTCCTGTCATCAAAGATCAAACTCATTTTTCAGTCGCCCATGCACGTTATAGTAAG AATCCTGTAGCTAGATGGCATATTTGCCAAGGGTCCATCAATAGCATTGCTTTCTCAACTGATGGGGCGTATATTGCAACTGTAGGGAGGGATG GTTATCTGCGTATATTTGACTACAAAAATGAACAGCTTATATGTGGTGGAAAAAGCTATTATGGTGCTCTGTTATGTTGTGCTTGGAG CATGGATGGAAAGTACGTTTTAGCTGGTGGAGAAGATGACCTAGTTCAGGTTTGGAGCATGGAAGAACGTAAAGTTGTTGCCTGGGGCGAGGGGCATAACTCCTGG GTCAGTGGTGTGGCATTTGATTCATATTGGTCAGCACCAAATTCAGATGGCACAGATGAAAATGTGGTCTACCGTTTTGGTTCTGTTGGTCAG GACACACAATTGCTCTTATGGGATCTGGAAATGGATGAAATTGTAGTACCAATGCGCCGTCCTCATGGTGGATCACCAACTTACAGCACGGGGAGTCAGTCATCTCATTGGGATAGGGCTTGCCCTGTTGGAACACTGCAACCTGCTCCAAGCATGCGAGATGTTCCAAAGCTATCGCCCCTGGTCACTCATCGTGTTCACACTGAACCACTCTCTGGCGTGATGTTTACTCGTGAATCAGTTCTTACTATCTGCCGTGAGGGGCATATAAAGGTTTGGGTGAGACCAGAGTTTAGTGAAACCCAAACTAGCACCTCAGAGTCTTTACTAAGTACTAGTTTGAAGGAGAAGCCACCAATATCAGGAAAGGTTGTCAGTTCCAAGTTTCAAGCAATGACCTAA
- the LOC125865957 gene encoding DNA-binding protein S1FA-like — MAKDVEVNGFNPGLIVLLLIGGLVLTFLIGNYVLYVYAQKTLPPKKKKPISKKKMKKERLKQGVSAPGE, encoded by the coding sequence ATGGCCAAGGATGTCGAAGTTAACGGATTCAACCCAGGATTGATTGTCTTACTTCTTATTGGTGGGCTTGTTCTGACGTTCCTTATTGGGAACTATGTCCTTTATGTGTATGCCCAGAAAACCCTTCCTCCAAAGAAAAAGAAGCCGATCTccaagaagaagatgaagaaggaaAGACTGAAACAAGGTGTTTCAGCACCGGGAGAGTAG